The Treponema phagedenis DNA segment CCTCGAAGAGCGGTTTTGCGAGTATTTTTGTCGGTTTTATAGCCGGTTTTATATTGACTGTTATCCTGCACTCATCTTCCGCTACAACCAGTATTGTAATAACCATGGCATACAGCAATGTAATCGGTATTGATTTTGCGGCGGCAAGCGTGCTGGGCAGTAATATAGGTTCCACTGTCGATGCCGTATTGGCGGCTACCGGCAGCAAATTAAATGCCCGCAGAGCGGTGGCTGTCCATGTTCTTTTCAATGTTTTCGGCGCAATACTGTTTTTAGCTTTATTTTATCCCGCCTTGGATCTTTTATACTTTATTACACCGCCAAAGTCGGGACTTGATAATATTACCACTCGGTTGGCCCTCTTTCACTCATTATTTAATCTTATCAACACCATCATCGCCCTCCCCTTTGTCAATCAAATTGCTAAATTTGTCGAGTGGCTTATTAAACCTAAAAAAGACGATGCGCCCGAGCGGTATCAAATTATCTTTAAACATCCGGCAATCAAGGGAAATAACGAAGCATATATTTTCCGCGGCGAGCTTGAAATTGTAAAAATGTCCACCCATGTACAAAGCATGCTTGATTTAATCAAAGAAATGCTTGAAAATGAGCCGAAAACCGATTTTGAACAAATTGTAAAAAATCTTGCAGAAAAGGAAGACTGTGCCGACCAAATGCAAGAAGAGCTCTCACGATATCTTATTCAGATTTCCAGGCTCTCTCTCACATCAAAGGCGGAACATAACGTACGCATGATGTTACGCATCGTTGATGATCTTGAAAATATCACCGATCAATTATATGAGATTGGATTGCATATCAACAAAAGTGTTCAAAAGAAAATGTCGATTAAACAAAAAGATATGGAAAAGCTTTTACCTTATTTCGGTATTGTAAATCGATTTATGCATTTTGTGCATGATCATTTAAATAAACGCCTTGCGCCGAATCAGCTTGCCCTTGCGCACGAAATGGAAGATACTATTGATGCAAAAAGAACCGACTTAAAAAAATTGGCAAGAAAACGGCTTGAAGACGGAGCGGATGTACGTTCCGAGTTACTCTATCTTGACATTGTGCGAAGCATAGAAAAAATAGGGGATTATGCATTTAATATTTCCGAATCGCTTGCAAAAACACGTTGAGGTCTTACGCAAAAATGATTTCTCAAGAAAAACTTGCAATTTTACAAAAAGTAAAAAATAATGAAATTACTGCGGAAGAAGGAATCCGACTTTTGGAAAATCAGATCAAAGAGAATGAGCCGAGTCCGGAAACCGAAAGCAATATTGCTGAACACGACCCGCCGTTTTTTTTCGGTAAAGTACTGAAAATTCAGGTATTTGACCCCAGACTGGCAGGCACAATACATACACATATTCCGATTGTATTCGCAAAAATAAATAAGGCGCTTATTCCATCAATGCTTGATGAGCGCCTTGAGCTTAATGAAGCGCAACTTAATAAAATTATAGAAGCTGTTGACACCGTTGATTCCGGCGATATCATCAATGTATCTGAGCCAGGCGGGAAAAAAATACATGTTTTTATTGAATAAAATTATTCAGAGGTTTTCCTTAGTCCGCCTCAAAATAAAATAAACAACTCCCAAAAAGAGATAAGAACAGCTGGCAATAAGAAAAACATAGTCTTTTGCCGCCAGCACCGAAAAGATCCCTCCAAAAATAAAAAAACACATACT contains these protein-coding regions:
- a CDS encoding Na/Pi cotransporter family protein, with amino-acid sequence METVSIVLQAVGSLGFILYGMKLMSDGIQKSTGESLHKILNFMAGNRFLAVLTGFAVTAIVQSSGATTIMTVSFVNAGMLTLQQAIGIIFGANIGTTVTAWIVALIGFQLNLAIIAIPAFGIGYFLTFFKKLKQESLGESIMGFGLLFAGLDFLSSLMPSLSADNLTFLSIASKSGFASIFVGFIAGFILTVILHSSSATTSIVITMAYSNVIGIDFAAASVLGSNIGSTVDAVLAATGSKLNARRAVAVHVLFNVFGAILFLALFYPALDLLYFITPPKSGLDNITTRLALFHSLFNLINTIIALPFVNQIAKFVEWLIKPKKDDAPERYQIIFKHPAIKGNNEAYIFRGELEIVKMSTHVQSMLDLIKEMLENEPKTDFEQIVKNLAEKEDCADQMQEELSRYLIQISRLSLTSKAEHNVRMMLRIVDDLENITDQLYEIGLHINKSVQKKMSIKQKDMEKLLPYFGIVNRFMHFVHDHLNKRLAPNQLALAHEMEDTIDAKRTDLKKLARKRLEDGADVRSELLYLDIVRSIEKIGDYAFNISESLAKTR